In Thermoanaerobaculia bacterium, the genomic stretch TTATTACCGTAACCTTTCTGTTCCTGTCGCCTTCCCGTTTTTCAGGAGGTAAGCCATGAAACCCACTACCTTTGAAGGCCGAGCATGGGTAATTCCGGTTGACGATATTGATACCGATATGATTTACCATAATGCTCATCTTGCCGTAACGGAAATCAGTGAAATGGGTAAGTTTGCCCTGGGCAACCTGAAGGGCTGGGAAGACTTCCCGTCCAGGGCCCGGGCTGGAGATATTCTGATCTTTGGACAAAATTTCGGATGTGGTTCATCCCGCCAGCATGCAGTAGACTGTTTCAAAGCTCTGGGAATCTCTGTAATCCTGGCCGAATCCTTTGGAGCCATTTACTACCGGAATGCAGTCAACTCCGGCATGCCGGTTCTCACCACACCCGGCCTCCCCACCGGCGGGACGATCTCCACGGGCGAAACCCTGCGAGTAGATCTTGAAAAAGGAGAGCTATTTAATATTACCCGCAACTGCGGTGCAGGTTCCGCCTGCCCCGCATCGGGAGTCCAGCTCGACATTT encodes the following:
- a CDS encoding 3-isopropylmalate dehydratase, which gives rise to MKPTTFEGRAWVIPVDDIDTDMIYHNAHLAVTEISEMGKFALGNLKGWEDFPSRARAGDILIFGQNFGCGSSRQHAVDCFKALGISVILAESFGAIYYRNAVNSGMPVLTTPGLPTGGTISTGETLRVDLEKGELFNITRNCGAGSACPASGVQLDIYHAGDLFDFGRNLSS